The window CACTGTTCCTAATACTATTAATTCAGCCGAATTTACTACCGTAATATTTTCCGTCACAATATTGTGTATTGTTAAGTTTTCATCTATTTTCATTGTTTATCGTTTTTTGAGATTAATTTAAAATGCTAAATCTTATAACTTGTAATGTATCAAGTTCATTTATCCAAAATTATATTATTGTTACATTAGTAAAGAAATATATGCCCTTATCTTTGGAAAATAATTTTTTTCATGAAATAAAAATTCCATAACAAAAAAATTAAGCAAGACTTTTACAAAACCTTGCTTAATTTATGAAAATCATATTGCAGACTAGTTGTTATTCTGCAAGCCATTTAGAATATTCTAATACATCAATCATAGGAACAGTACCGCTAAACTGCAATTTTGAAATCAATTTAAATAAAAAAGCAGTAGCAGGCTTACCACCTAATTTAAAATCATACTCATCTCTATCTCCAACATAATTAAAATATCCATGTGCAGCAACACATCCCATTTCTAATACTTTCTCTTCATTTAAAACATTTTTTAAAGCTTCACCCATGCCTGGAGACCAATCACTTTCAAATGTTAATATTCCTCCTATAATATTAATTGGTGGTTTTGCCGGATATGTTCCTCCTGCATGAGGAATGGGAAGGCTTGTTCTATGAAGATTTCTTACACTATTAATTTTTTCAACCGCATATCTAACATATTCTGCATTAATAGACTGTTTTGCTTCGAATACAGCGTAAACGCTTTCCGCAGGAATGATATAATCATTATGGAAATTAAATATAAAAGGTGAATACTGCCTATCAAAAATGACAACATCCATTTGTTGGCTAAAATTTCCTTCACTATCAACGATATGAGCTTTTTCGGCGCGATATCGTTCAGGTAGGTATTTCTGAAGTAGTTCAAGCCATATTGTTTCACTAACATCCCCTTTTGTGCCGGGATGGTGATAGGATTTTCTTGCTATCTCTAAACGCTGATGAATATCATCATGCAAACTATTTAATAATATTTCTAGTGACCAATCTGCCATAATTATGATTCTTTAAAAGGTGAAGTTGGAATAATTTTTTCAGCAATCATCATTGCTCTCTGTGCCTCAACTGCTTTATCTGGATAAGCATCAATCACAATTGCAGGTATAAGTCTCTGCACAATATCGGAAAATGTAAAACCATAGTCAATGCCATTTCTAGGACCAGTTAAACTAACAAGGTCCTGAACTTCATTTTCGGAAAAGTCCAATTCTTTTAGGGCGTCAGATAAGACTGCATATCGAGCATCCTCATCAGGTCTCTTAAAATAAATTATCTCAGCAGCTCGTCTTTTAATCGCTGGATCTAATGAGTCCGGTCTATTTGTACACATAATTACTGCCGCTGGAAACTTACCATTCCCTAAACTATCAATCCCTCTGATAAAAGCATTTACTCCCGCCTTATCTTCATGATGCATCTGATCACTTTCTCGTGATTGAGCTAAGGCATCGGCCTCATCTATCATTAGGATTACAGCTCCTCTTGATTTTCCAGTTTCGCTTTTCAATTTTTTAGCTTTCTCCAAAGTATACTCAAATGCAGCAGAAACAAGCTGTGTCATTTGCCCTACTCTACCTTGGCCTCTGGTAGCCAAGCTCAAAGGAAATAGCTCAACATTAAGCTTTTCCTGGCGTGCTACGGCATCCCCAATAGTATATGCAAGTTCTGATTTACCCGACCCCACATCACCGGCTAAAATAATTAATGGTGGTCTACGGTTTACAAAATTTAGTATCTGTTCAGCACCTTTATGATGTTTATCAACCCACTCCTTAACACCATCCGGATTGATAAGAATACTTAAAAGTTTTTTTATTTTTTCCTTTGTATCATCGAGTCCCACAAGTAAATCCAGACGATCTTTTAGATCTGAGTCAGGATAATTAATTGTTGATTCAAATAACTCAGAAAAAGAAGGTTTATTATTTTCCATTTTTTAATAACTTTTTAACGTTGAACGATTAAGTGATTTACCACCAGAGGAATATGTTTTATCTGAAGACATATATCCATCTATGCCAGGAGCTGCAGCTCCCGTTCGTTGGAACGGCAGAGACTGTTCAAAACTACTCCTTTCATCAGCAGACAAATTATTGTAGGCAGGTGTTTTGATTAGGTAACTACCAAATGATGCTCCAGCAATATTCGCACCCGGAAATATTTTACCAGGATCGTCATCAGTACTGTACATATCTGCTAAATCATTTGCATTATATCGCAAACAAGGTTCGATCCATTTATCATCACGCTGAAAGCCATATGTTACTTCTGATAAGTAGCCCTTTTTAAGAAGTTCTACTAGTTCCTCTTCATAATCAGTAATACTTGTATCTGAAGGATATCCATAAAAGCGTTGCATTCTCTTTAAATCTGTCGCCACTTTAGACGCTAAATATTTAGCATGAGTGACTGTAAAAGTTTGTGTATTTGAAGATGTATAACTACTCATAATTTTTAAATTTGAAATGATGTTCCAAAAACTTTTTGCCAGTAATAGACTGTCTTTTCCTTTGTTGTTGCCATTAATGCCGAATCTATGGCATCTCCGGCTTCAATTGCTGCTTCTATTATAGCAGCAGCATTACTTGTTGTATATAACTTTGATGCATTATTCTTAGGATTAACGGGATCAATAATTCTCACGGGGTCAGAATAGGACGGAACCTGTGATGACGTATAATAGTCATCAAAT of the Chryseobacterium aureum genome contains:
- a CDS encoding DUF6602 domain-containing protein, with product MADWSLEILLNSLHDDIHQRLEIARKSYHHPGTKGDVSETIWLELLQKYLPERYRAEKAHIVDSEGNFSQQMDVVIFDRQYSPFIFNFHNDYIIPAESVYAVFEAKQSINAEYVRYAVEKINSVRNLHRTSLPIPHAGGTYPAKPPINIIGGILTFESDWSPGMGEALKNVLNEEKVLEMGCVAAHGYFNYVGDRDEYDFKLGGKPATAFLFKLISKLQFSGTVPMIDVLEYSKWLAE
- a CDS encoding AAA family ATPase, whose amino-acid sequence is MENNKPSFSELFESTINYPDSDLKDRLDLLVGLDDTKEKIKKLLSILINPDGVKEWVDKHHKGAEQILNFVNRRPPLIILAGDVGSGKSELAYTIGDAVARQEKLNVELFPLSLATRGQGRVGQMTQLVSAAFEYTLEKAKKLKSETGKSRGAVILMIDEADALAQSRESDQMHHEDKAGVNAFIRGIDSLGNGKFPAAVIMCTNRPDSLDPAIKRRAAEIIYFKRPDEDARYAVLSDALKELDFSENEVQDLVSLTGPRNGIDYGFTFSDIVQRLIPAIVIDAYPDKAVEAQRAMMIAEKIIPTSPFKES
- a CDS encoding HORMA-1 domain-containing protein — its product is MSSYTSSNTQTFTVTHAKYLASKVATDLKRMQRFYGYPSDTSITDYEEELVELLKKGYLSEVTYGFQRDDKWIEPCLRYNANDLADMYSTDDDPGKIFPGANIAGASFGSYLIKTPAYNNLSADERSSFEQSLPFQRTGAAAPGIDGYMSSDKTYSSGGKSLNRSTLKSY